One genomic region from Paraburkholderia azotifigens encodes:
- the lpxB gene encoding lipid-A-disaccharide synthase has translation MPLPTSPLRLAMVAGEPSGDLLAASLLDGLAARLPDTTQYFGIGGQRMIAKGFDAHFPMEKLSVRGYVEALKHIPEILGIRNELKRQLLAEPPSAFIGVDAPDFNFGLEHPLRDAGIPTIHFVCPSIWAWRGGRIKKIVKAVDHMLCVFPFEKALLEKSGVTATYVGHPLADEIPLEPDTAGARRELGLPEGGPVIAVLPGSRRSEISLIGPTFFDAMELMLQREPGVRFVMPAATPALRELLKPLVDAHPKLPLTLTDGNAQRAMTAADAILVKSGTVTLEAALLKKPMVISYKVPWLTGQIMRRQGYLPYVGLPNILAGRFVVPEILQHFATPQALADATLTQLRDEANRRTLTEIFTEMHHVLRQNTAQRAAEAVVSVIEARRGRP, from the coding sequence ATGCCGTTGCCTACCAGTCCCCTACGGCTCGCAATGGTGGCCGGCGAGCCGTCGGGCGACCTGCTGGCGGCTTCCTTGCTGGACGGGCTCGCGGCCCGTCTGCCGGACACGACGCAGTACTTCGGTATCGGCGGCCAGCGCATGATCGCGAAGGGTTTCGACGCGCATTTCCCGATGGAAAAGCTGTCGGTGCGCGGCTATGTCGAAGCGCTGAAGCACATTCCCGAAATTCTCGGCATCCGCAACGAACTGAAGCGCCAGTTGCTGGCCGAGCCGCCGTCAGCGTTCATCGGCGTCGATGCGCCCGATTTCAACTTCGGCCTCGAGCATCCGCTGCGCGACGCGGGCATACCGACCATCCATTTCGTCTGTCCGTCAATCTGGGCATGGCGCGGCGGCCGCATCAAGAAGATCGTCAAGGCTGTCGATCACATGCTGTGCGTGTTCCCGTTCGAAAAGGCGCTGCTCGAGAAGTCGGGCGTGACGGCGACCTATGTCGGCCATCCGCTCGCCGACGAGATTCCGCTTGAACCGGACACGGCCGGTGCACGCCGCGAACTCGGCCTGCCCGAGGGCGGTCCGGTGATCGCCGTGCTGCCGGGCAGCCGGCGTTCGGAGATTTCGCTGATCGGTCCGACGTTCTTCGACGCGATGGAACTGATGTTGCAGCGCGAGCCGGGCGTGCGTTTCGTGATGCCGGCCGCCACGCCGGCGCTGCGTGAACTGCTGAAGCCGCTCGTCGACGCCCACCCGAAGCTGCCGCTCACGCTGACGGACGGCAATGCGCAGCGCGCGATGACGGCCGCCGACGCGATCCTCGTGAAAAGCGGCACGGTCACGCTGGAAGCGGCGCTGCTCAAGAAGCCGATGGTGATTTCGTACAAGGTGCCCTGGCTGACAGGGCAAATCATGCGTCGGCAGGGCTATCTGCCGTACGTCGGCTTGCCGAACATTCTGGCCGGGCGTTTCGTGGTGCCGGAAATCCTGCAGCACTTTGCGACGCCGCAAGCGTTGGCCGACGCCACGCTGACCCAGTTGCGCGACGAGGCAAACCGGCGCACGCTGACGGAAATCTTCACCGAGATGCATCACGTGCTCAGGCAGAACACAGCGCAGCGCGCAGCGGAAGCCGTCGTAAGCGTGATTGAAGCGCGCCGGGGGCGTCCATGA
- the lpxA gene encoding acyl-ACP--UDP-N-acetylglucosamine O-acyltransferase, with amino-acid sequence MSRIHPTAIIESGAQLGESVEIGPYAIVGANVTIGARTTVGSHSVIEGHTTIGEDNRIGHYASVGGRPQDMKYRDEPTKLVIGNGNTIREFTTIHTGTVQDKGITTLGDDNWIMAYVHIGHDCQIGNNVILSSNAQMAGHVLIGDHAIVGGMSGVHQFVRIGAHSMLGGASALVQDIPPFVIAAGNKAEPHGINVEGLRRRGFSADAISALRSAYRLLYKNGLSLEEAKVQLRELAAAGGDGDEPVRALVEFVEQSQRGIIR; translated from the coding sequence ATGAGCAGGATTCATCCCACTGCGATCATCGAGTCGGGCGCGCAGCTCGGCGAATCGGTCGAAATCGGACCGTACGCGATCGTCGGCGCGAACGTCACGATCGGTGCGCGCACGACGGTCGGTTCGCATAGCGTGATCGAAGGCCACACGACGATCGGCGAAGACAATCGCATTGGCCATTACGCGTCGGTCGGCGGTCGTCCGCAGGACATGAAGTACCGCGACGAGCCGACGAAGCTCGTCATCGGCAACGGCAACACCATCCGCGAATTCACGACGATCCACACGGGCACCGTGCAGGACAAGGGCATCACCACGCTCGGCGACGACAACTGGATCATGGCCTACGTGCATATCGGCCACGACTGCCAGATCGGCAACAATGTAATCCTGTCGAGCAATGCGCAGATGGCGGGCCATGTGCTGATCGGCGATCACGCGATCGTCGGCGGCATGTCGGGCGTGCACCAGTTCGTGCGGATCGGCGCGCACTCGATGCTGGGCGGCGCGTCGGCACTCGTGCAGGACATCCCGCCGTTCGTGATCGCGGCAGGCAACAAGGCGGAGCCGCACGGCATCAACGTCGAAGGGTTGCGCCGCCGCGGTTTTTCGGCGGATGCAATTTCGGCGCTGCGTTCGGCCTATCGTCTGCTGTACAAGAACGGCCTGTCGCTCGAAGAAGCGAAGGTGCAGTTGCGCGAACTCGCGGCGGCGGGCGGCGACGGCGACGAGCCGGTGCGCGCGCTCGTGGAGTTCGTCGAGCAGTCGCAGCGCGGCATCATTCGCTAA
- the fabZ gene encoding 3-hydroxyacyl-ACP dehydratase FabZ, whose amino-acid sequence MSTEKINLDIHKILTLLPHRYPILLVDRVLELEPHKSIKALKNVSINEPYFMGHFPKRPVMPGVLILEALAQTAALLTFAEEPHDPDNTLYLFVGIDNARFKRVVEPGDQLILNVNFERHMRGIWKFKARAEVDGQVAAEADLMCAVRQTDSE is encoded by the coding sequence ATGAGCACCGAAAAAATCAATCTCGACATTCACAAGATTCTCACGCTGTTGCCGCACCGCTATCCGATCCTGCTTGTCGATCGGGTGCTCGAACTCGAGCCGCACAAGAGCATCAAAGCGCTGAAGAATGTGTCGATCAACGAACCGTACTTCATGGGTCACTTTCCGAAGCGCCCCGTCATGCCGGGCGTGCTGATTCTGGAGGCGCTCGCACAGACGGCCGCGCTCCTGACGTTCGCGGAAGAGCCGCACGACCCCGACAACACGCTGTACCTGTTCGTTGGCATCGACAACGCACGCTTCAAGCGCGTCGTCGAACCGGGCGACCAGCTGATCCTGAACGTGAACTTCGAGCGCCATATGCGCGGCATCTGGAAGTTCAAGGCGCGCGCCGAAGTGGACGGCCAGGTGGCCGCCGAAGCGGATCTGATGTGCGCGGTGCGCCAGACGGACAGCGAATAA
- the lpxD gene encoding UDP-3-O-(3-hydroxymyristoyl)glucosamine N-acyltransferase has product MAFTLEEIVQRFGGEIVGDRAHRVGNLAPLDQAGPDQLAFLANPKYLAQVETTRAGAVLINAADLAKLASTGGRNFIVTPNPYAYFARLAQAFIDMATPKAQPGVHPGATVDPSAQIAGTAVIGPNVTVEAGVVIGENVRLDANVFVGRGTTIGAGARLYPNVAVYHGCKIGERVIVHAGAVIGSDGFGFAPDFTGEGDARTGSWVKIPQVGGVSIGPDVEIGANTTIDRGAMADTVIEECVKIDNLVQIGHNCKIGAYTVIAGCAGIAGSTTIGRHCMIGGAVGIAGHVTLADYVIVTAKSGVSKSLLKPGIYTSAFPAVDHADWNRSAALMRNLDKLRDRIKALEAAVASASGDKA; this is encoded by the coding sequence ATGGCATTCACGCTCGAGGAGATCGTCCAGCGGTTCGGCGGAGAGATCGTCGGCGATCGCGCGCACCGCGTCGGCAATCTGGCGCCGCTCGATCAGGCTGGCCCCGATCAACTGGCGTTTCTCGCCAACCCGAAGTACCTGGCGCAAGTCGAGACGACGCGCGCGGGCGCTGTGCTGATCAATGCAGCCGACCTGGCGAAGCTTGCCTCGACGGGCGGCCGCAATTTCATCGTCACCCCGAATCCCTACGCGTATTTCGCGCGCCTCGCGCAGGCCTTCATCGACATGGCCACGCCGAAGGCGCAGCCGGGCGTGCATCCCGGTGCAACCGTCGACCCGTCTGCGCAAATCGCAGGAACGGCCGTCATCGGCCCGAACGTGACGGTCGAAGCGGGCGTCGTGATCGGCGAGAACGTGCGCCTCGACGCGAACGTGTTCGTCGGGCGCGGCACGACGATCGGCGCGGGCGCACGGCTGTACCCGAACGTCGCCGTGTATCACGGCTGCAAGATCGGCGAGCGCGTGATCGTCCACGCGGGCGCGGTGATCGGCTCGGATGGCTTCGGTTTCGCACCGGACTTCACCGGCGAAGGCGACGCGCGCACGGGTAGCTGGGTGAAGATTCCGCAGGTTGGCGGCGTATCGATCGGGCCCGACGTCGAAATCGGCGCAAATACCACGATCGATCGCGGCGCGATGGCCGATACTGTCATCGAAGAATGCGTGAAGATCGATAACCTCGTACAGATCGGCCATAACTGCAAGATTGGCGCCTACACGGTGATCGCAGGTTGCGCGGGCATCGCGGGCAGCACGACGATCGGCCGCCACTGCATGATCGGCGGCGCGGTCGGCATCGCCGGTCACGTCACGCTGGCGGACTACGTGATCGTCACGGCCAAGTCGGGCGTATCGAAATCGCTTCTGAAACCCGGCATCTACACGAGCGCTTTTCCGGCCGTGGACCATGCCGACTGGAACAGGAGCGCCGCGTTGATGCGCAACCTCGACAAGTTGCGCGATCGCATCAAGGCGCTCGAAGCCGCAGTCGCCAGCGCCTCCGGAGACAAGGCGTAA
- a CDS encoding OmpH family outer membrane protein, producing the protein MALAMTLGVGAANAAQAQEARIAAVNSDRILRESTLAKAAQTKLEAEFAKRDKDLQDMAQRLKSMSDSLDKNGASLAPADRAQKQRDLSQLDTDFQRKQREFREDLNQRRNEELASVLDRANKVIKQIAEQQHYDLIVQEAVYVSPRIDITDQVLKALASSGN; encoded by the coding sequence ATGGCTCTGGCCATGACGCTCGGCGTGGGCGCCGCAAACGCGGCGCAGGCGCAGGAAGCGCGAATCGCCGCGGTGAATTCGGATCGCATCCTGCGTGAGTCGACGTTGGCGAAAGCGGCGCAGACCAAGCTCGAAGCGGAGTTCGCGAAGCGCGACAAGGACCTGCAGGACATGGCGCAGCGTCTGAAGTCGATGTCCGACTCGCTGGACAAGAACGGCGCGTCGCTGGCGCCTGCCGACCGCGCGCAGAAGCAGCGCGACCTGTCGCAACTCGACACGGACTTCCAGCGCAAGCAGCGCGAATTCCGCGAAGACCTGAACCAGCGTCGTAACGAAGAACTGGCGTCCGTGCTCGATCGCGCGAACAAGGTGATCAAGCAGATCGCCGAGCAGCAGCACTACGATCTGATCGTGCAGGAAGCGGTCTACGTGAGCCCGCGCATCGACATCACCGACCAGGTGCTCAAGGCGCTGGCATCGAGCGGCAATTGA
- the bamA gene encoding outer membrane protein assembly factor BamA: protein MFKPHRFVPKTVVAAAIAAHGLVAHATTPFVVKDIRIEGLQRVEPGTVFSYLPIKQGDTFSDEKASEAIRALYATGFFNDVKIATEGDVVVVQVLERPAIGTIDFSGLHEFEKDNLIKALRAVGLSQGRYYDKALVDKAEQELKRQYLTRGFYAAEVTTTITPIDRNRVAVLFAVIEGPSAKIRQINFIGNKAFSTGTLRDEMQLSTPNWFSWYTKNDLYSKEKLTGDLENVRSYYLNRGYLEFNIESTQVSITPDKKDMYLTVTLHEGEPYTINSIKLAGNLLDREAELNKLIKIKPGDRFSAEKLQATTKAIVDKLGEYGYAFATVNALPQIDQEHHKVDLTLQVDPSRRVYVRRINVVGNTRTRDEVVRREMRQLESSWFDSNRLALSKDRINRLGYFTDVDVTTVPVEGTPDQVDVDVKVAEKPTGAITLGAGFSSTDKVVLSAGVSQDNVFGSGTSLSVNVNTAKTYRTLTVTQVDPYFTVDGIKRITDVYYRTYEPLYYSTDSSFRIVTMGGDLKFGIPFSEVDTVYFGAGFEQNTLDVDANTPQAYKNYVQDFGRVSNNVPLTVGWSRDARDSALVPSRGYFTQANAEYGTPIGGTQYYKADLQAQYYYSFSRGFVLGFNVQGGYGNGIGNAYPIFKNYYAGGIGSVRGYEPSSLGPRDKVTNDPIGGNKMFVTNVELTFPLPGTGYDRTLRVFTFLDAGNVWGDSRQGGDTTVGSNGLRYGYGVGLAWISPIGPLKLSLGFPLQKHTGDQYQKFQFQIGTAF, encoded by the coding sequence TTGTTTAAACCTCATCGCTTTGTTCCAAAGACGGTTGTAGCCGCGGCAATCGCCGCGCATGGGCTGGTAGCTCACGCGACGACACCCTTTGTGGTGAAAGACATTCGGATCGAAGGGCTGCAACGGGTCGAGCCCGGCACGGTGTTCTCCTACCTTCCGATCAAGCAAGGCGATACGTTTTCCGACGAGAAGGCTTCCGAAGCCATCCGCGCGCTGTACGCAACGGGCTTCTTCAACGACGTGAAGATCGCCACGGAAGGCGACGTCGTGGTGGTGCAGGTGCTCGAGCGTCCCGCCATCGGCACGATCGATTTCTCCGGCCTGCATGAATTCGAGAAAGACAACCTGATCAAGGCGCTGCGCGCCGTCGGTCTGTCGCAGGGCCGCTATTACGACAAGGCGCTCGTCGACAAGGCCGAACAGGAACTGAAGCGCCAGTATCTGACGCGCGGTTTCTACGCAGCTGAAGTCACGACTACGATCACGCCGATCGATCGCAACCGTGTTGCGGTCCTGTTCGCCGTGATCGAAGGTCCGAGCGCGAAGATCCGCCAGATCAACTTCATTGGCAACAAGGCGTTCAGCACGGGCACGCTGCGCGACGAAATGCAGCTGTCCACGCCGAACTGGTTCTCGTGGTACACGAAGAACGACCTGTATTCGAAAGAGAAGCTCACGGGCGACCTCGAGAACGTCCGCTCGTACTACCTGAACCGCGGCTATCTCGAGTTCAACATCGAGTCGACCCAGGTGTCGATCACGCCGGACAAGAAGGACATGTATCTGACGGTGACGCTGCATGAAGGCGAGCCGTACACGATCAACAGCATCAAGCTCGCGGGCAATCTGCTCGACCGCGAAGCCGAGCTGAACAAGCTGATCAAGATCAAACCGGGCGACCGCTTCTCTGCGGAAAAACTGCAGGCCACGACCAAGGCCATCGTCGACAAGCTCGGCGAATACGGCTACGCGTTCGCGACAGTGAACGCGCTGCCGCAGATCGACCAGGAACATCACAAGGTCGACCTCACATTGCAGGTCGATCCGAGCCGCCGTGTGTACGTGCGCCGCATCAACGTGGTCGGCAACACGCGGACGCGTGACGAAGTCGTGCGCCGTGAAATGCGCCAGCTCGAAAGCTCGTGGTTCGATTCGAACCGCCTCGCACTGTCGAAAGACCGTATCAACCGTCTTGGTTACTTCACGGACGTCGACGTGACGACGGTGCCCGTGGAAGGCACGCCGGACCAGGTGGACGTCGACGTCAAGGTCGCCGAAAAGCCGACGGGCGCGATCACACTGGGTGCAGGCTTCTCGTCGACGGACAAGGTGGTGCTGTCGGCGGGCGTGTCGCAGGACAACGTGTTCGGCTCGGGCACGAGCCTGTCGGTGAACGTGAATACCGCGAAGACGTACCGCACGCTGACGGTCACGCAGGTCGATCCGTACTTCACGGTCGACGGCATCAAGCGCATTACCGACGTCTACTACCGCACGTACGAGCCGCTGTACTACTCGACGGATTCGAGCTTCCGTATCGTCACGATGGGTGGCGACCTGAAGTTCGGCATTCCGTTCTCGGAAGTCGACACGGTGTACTTCGGCGCGGGCTTCGAGCAGAACACGCTCGACGTCGACGCGAACACGCCGCAGGCCTACAAGAACTACGTGCAGGACTTCGGCCGCGTGTCGAACAACGTGCCGCTGACGGTCGGCTGGTCGCGCGATGCGCGTGACAGCGCGCTGGTGCCGAGCCGCGGCTACTTCACGCAGGCGAACGCCGAATACGGCACGCCGATCGGCGGCACCCAGTATTACAAGGCCGACTTGCAGGCGCAGTACTATTACTCGTTCTCGCGCGGCTTCGTGCTCGGGTTCAACGTGCAAGGCGGCTACGGCAACGGTATCGGCAACGCGTACCCGATCTTCAAGAACTACTACGCAGGCGGTATCGGTTCGGTCCGTGGCTATGAACCGAGCTCGCTGGGTCCGCGCGACAAGGTCACGAACGACCCGATCGGCGGCAACAAGATGTTCGTGACGAACGTCGAACTGACATTCCCGCTGCCGGGAACCGGCTATGACCGCACGCTGCGTGTGTTCACGTTCCTCGACGCCGGTAACGTCTGGGGCGATTCGCGTCAGGGCGGCGACACGACGGTCGGCTCGAACGGCCTGCGCTATGGTTACGGTGTCGGTCTCGCGTGGATTTCGCCGATCGGGCCGCTCAAGCTGTCGCTGGGCTTCCCGCTCCAGAAGCACACGGGCGACCAGTATCAGAAGTTCCAGTTCCAGATCGGTACGGCGTTCTGA